From the Oncorhynchus gorbuscha isolate QuinsamMale2020 ecotype Even-year unplaced genomic scaffold, OgorEven_v1.0 Un_scaffold_7780, whole genome shotgun sequence genome, the window AAATGATCACTCTTTTATGACTAAGAGTTTTCAGAGCTCTctttaaaatacatatttttttcaaatgtatgtTTTATGAGGCTacataggccatcattgaaaataagaatttgttcttaactgacttgcctagtaaaataaagttttgtttttttttatttaaaaaatatatgctaATGTTGATTAAAACCCATTATGAGTTGagactgttccccctctctccttagactgttcctctctccttactgttctctctctctctccttagactgttccctctctccttactgttctctctctctctccttagactgttccccctctctccttagactgttccccctctctccttagactgttccctctctccttactgttctctctctcactccttagactgttctctctctcactccttagactgttctctctctcactccttagactgttctctctctcactccttagactgttccctctctccttagactgttctctctctctctccttagactgttccccctctccttagactgttccctctctctctccttagactgttctctctctctccttagactgttccctctctccttagactgttccctctctccttagactgttctctctctctccttagactgttccccctctctctctccttagactgttccccctctctccttagactgttccctctctccttactgttctctctctcactccttagactgttctctctctcactccttagactgttctctctctcactccttagactgttctctctctcactccttagactgttccctctctccttagactgttctctctctctccttagactgttccctctctccttagactgttccctctctctcttcttagactgttctctctctctccttagactgttccctctctccttagactgttccctctctctctccttagactgttctctctctcactccttagactgttctctctctctctccttagactgttccctctctctttagactgttctctctctctccttagactgttctctctctcactccttagactgttccctctcactccttagactgttccctctctctccttagactgttcgCTCTCTCACTCCTTAGAGTTAGACCACACATTCTCTGTAGCTCACTACTTGGAAAACATTACATATGCAGAGTATGTAGATTTAGGCTGGGATATAATCAGATCAGAGGTGGATCCACATCATCTTGACATTTAAAGGTcttttccgattgagccgacatatggaGCCTTTACAGTGGATGCAGTCTCCTGCGAACGTGGGAATGTTGTGATGCTAataatgatgaggatgatgatggtgttgatcgtggtgatggtgatgttggtgatgatgatgatggtgatgatgatggtggtgatgatgatggtggtgatgataatgatgatgatggtggtagtgatgatgttgatgttgatgatggtgatgataatgatgatgatggtggtagtgatgatgttgatgttgatgatgatgatgatgatgatgatgatgatgatgatgatgatgatggtgatgataatgatgatgatggtggtagtgatgatgttgatgatgatgatggtgatgataatgatgatgatggtggtgatgttgatgatgatgatgatggtgatgatgatggtggtagtgatgatgttgatgatgatgatggtgatgataatgatgatgatggtggtagtgatgatgatgatgatggtgatgataatgatgatgatgatggtgatgataatgatgatgatggtggtagtgatgatgttgatgttgatgatggtgTTTAGGTGCTGGGAGAGGAACATCAACATGGGTTACTGGTGGATTATACGTTCTCCCATCCTGTTAGCTTACCTGGTGAgtttattctctctgtctctgtctctctctctctctgctctctctctccctctccctctcctctccctcctctcccctctctctctctctctctctctctgctctctctctctctctctctctctctctctctctctctctctctctctctctcttccctctctctctctctctgctctctctcgtctctccctctctttctctctctctctctctctctctctctctctctctctctctctctctctctctctctctctctctctccctctctctctctctccctgctctctctctcccttcttcctctctctctctctctctcgtctctctctctctctctctctctctcttctctctctctctctctctctccttctctctccattgaTCTCTAGAGTATTTCAACATGAGGTATTAAAATTACATATTAACTATCTGCAACAGCTTCTAGAGTACTTCAACATGAGGTATTCTGATGTATTAAAATGACTTATTAACTATCTGCATCAGCTTCTAGAGTATTTCAACATGAGGTACTCTGATGCACAAGCACTGATATATTAAGTCCAGTAACTAGAATATCGCATAAATCATAAATCTTCAtttttattataaaaaatatataaatttgaTAAATTCCAAAATTGTTACTATTTATTAGATATACTTTTTGATTACGTCCATTCAGTGATCAAGTCTTAATGtttaaaaatgttattttacATCTTCAATGATTTGCTATTTTAACCCAGTTCAGCAGGTATAGCTAAACGCAGTGCTCATTCCACTAGCAGTCAGTGGAGGAAGGACTCCTCCTGCATGCATCATGTTTACAGTGGAGGAAGGACTCCTCCTGCATGCATCATGTTTACAGTGGAGGCAGCGCCCCTCCTGCATGCATCATGTTTACAGTGGAGGCAGGACTCCTCCTGCATGCATCATGTTTACAGTGGAGGCAGGACCCCTCCTGCATGCATCATGTTTACAGTGGAGGCAGGACTCCTCCTGCATGCATCATGTTTACAGTGGAGGCAGCGCCCCTCCTGCATGCATCATGTTTACAGTGGAGGCAGGGCTCCTCCTGCATGCATCATGTTTACAGTGGAGGCAGGACTCCTCCTGCATGCATCATGTTTACAGTGGAGGCAGCGCCCCTCCTGCATGCATCATGTTTACAGTGGAGGCAGCGCCCCTCCTGCATGCATCATGTTTACAGTGGAGGCAGGACTCCTCCTGCATGCATCATGTTTACAGTGGAGGCAGGACCCCTCCTGCATGCATCATGTTTACAGTGGAGGCAGGACTCCTCCTGCATGCATCATGTTTACAGTGGAGGCAGCGCCCTCCTGCATGCATCATGTTTACAGTGGAGGCAGGGCTCCTCCTGCATGCATCATGTTTACAGTGGAGGCAGGACTCCTCCTGCATGCATCATGTTTACAGTGGAGGCAGGACTCCTCCTGCATGCATCATGTTTACAGTGGAGGCAGGACTCCTCCTGCATGCATCATGTTTACAGTGGAGGCAGGACTCCTCCTGCATGCATCATGTTTACAGTGGAGGCAGGACCCCTCCTGCATGCATCATGTTTACAGTGTCCATGTATGTTAGTAGAAGAAAGTTATAGTTCTGGGAGACCCTGcctatattacacacacacacacacacacgcacgcctgcacacacacacacacacacacgcacacgcacacgcacacgcaggcacgagacggacggacggacggacggacggacggggacggacggacggacggacggacgaggCGGAGGCGGGTgagcggacggacggacggacggacggacgggcagacgagacggacggacggacacgacggacggacggacggacagacagacagttggtTGCTAATATTTAGGCTTAATTTCTTTCTCCTTTtgtcttttttctctttctcagATGAATTTCTTTATCTTCATCCGGATTATAAAGATCCTCGTGACTCAGGCCCATCAGATGAGATACACAGATTACAAGTTCAGGTGGTTGAGGTCTTCAaatccctccatcccatcttcCTTCTAAAGTCATGTACCTGATATATTAACGGGTTACAGAGTTGTATGTCTATTGTGTGGTTGGTCTCTGTAACATTCTCCTTTTATGACCCCAACTTTTCCTCTCGCCTGCTTCTGCCCTCCTTCTTTCAATTTGataactctctatctctccccctcgcttttcaccttctcctcttctctctctccctcatactctctctccccttctctctctccctcgttctttcaccttctctccctcatactctctccccttctctctctccctcgttctttcaccttctctccctcatactctctctcaccttctctctctctctctctctctctctccctctctccaggctGGCTAAATCCACTCTGACCCTCATCCCTCTGCTGGGTATTCACGCCATCCTCTTCACCTTAGTCATCGATGAGTCCGTCCCCAAAGGTTCCAAGATGCGTCTCATCCGCCTCTTCCTCGACCTCCTCTTCAACTCCTTCCAGGTCAGGAGATCAAACTTAAATCACTTCCTGTATAGGTATCATTGGATAAATACCatatggcaccctcttccctatagagtgcactatttTTGGCCAGCTCCCACAGGGCATAACATTATTAGGACTGTAATGTGGTGGTATGTTGTCACCGTGGTGATAAGGTGTAATTCTGTCATAGAGGTGAAATAGGTAGTAATAAGACTGTGGTAATGTGGTGGTATGTTGTGTCACCAAAGGTGATAAGGTGTAAGACTCTGTGGTGGTATGTTGTGTCATAGGTGTAGTAAATAGACTGCAATTTGAATATGAACATGTACATATGAATAGTGTGTAAATATTATTTTGTTGTCTCTTGGTGtctttcctatatatatatatatatatatatatatatatatatatatatatatatatatatatatatatatatatatatatatataaacaaataaTATTTAATGTACCATCTTGTTCTTGTCTATtggtggtgtaaagtactaaagtaaaaaatattttaaagtactttaaagtactaagtCGTTTTTTTCCCGTATtttttactattcatatttttgacaacttttacttttatttcATACATTTCCGCTGGCCCCCAAATTTAcaaaagtaaatcaaataaaaacaagaaaatcatgtcatttggtttgctaaatattaggaatttgaaatgatttatacttttacttttgatacgtaagtatagtttagcaattacatttgcttttgatacttaagtgtatttaaaaccaaatacttttttatttttactcaagtaggatttttACTTGAGTcactttacttgagtcattttctattaagtaaTCTTTTACTTTTACCCAAGTATGACAACTGGATACTTGTTCTCCCACTGCTTTTACTGTCATTTAtttagaccccaggaagagtagctgagacATGCAGTAGCTAAAGGGGAacctaataaactaaactaatgtggtgttatggtgtgttacCATGGTGATAAGGTGTTcttaacctctccctctctacagggCCTACTGGTGGCCATCTTGTATTGTTTCGTCAACAAAGAGGTGAGTCTGAATGCccttttccctctcactcctctctccctctcccctcttatAGAATCTTATCAGTATCTGTCttcatctgcttctctctctctctctctctctctctctctccctctctctctctctctctctctctctctctctctctctctctctctctctctctctcgctctctcactctctcttttttcctccctcctctctcccttctctctcctccatctgtttgtctctctccaggTCCAGTCTGAGATGTTGAAAAAGTGGAAGAGGTGGAAGCTGGGTAAAGACATCGAGGAAGAGTACCGTCATACATACAGCCACGCGCCTCATGTCAAAAGCGGCAGCATCGTCACCGGCAACCTGGCCAGTGTCCAAGACAACAGCAGCGACCATAAAGACTCACAGTTGACCCCCAACCCCGACTACGACCCAGATCCTAACCCTGCCTCAACCTCCATCACCCCAATGAGAGCAGTAGATTGGTGGGGTCCTGCCACCACAGGACGGATAAAACAAAGACTCAATCCTCCCTGCAGTGTCCTCCACACCACATGGTGGCACTAACAATTGCAGCACTCTGATGGAGGACATTTGTCTGGAGGAGAGGGCTCAGAGTTATACATGCCCAGAGGAGGGTGCCGAAAGCAACTTCTGACCAACGGGAAgaccattttattttatttattttacctttattttactaggcaagtcagttaagaacaaattcttattttcaatgacggcctaggaacagtgggttaactgcctgttcaggggcagaacgacagatttgtaccttgtcagttcggggttcgaacttgcaacctttcggttactagtccaacgctctaaccactaggctaccctgccgcgccATCCCTGGCCTATGGAtaaattgattggttgattgatagatagattgattggttgattgatagattgattggttgatttatAGATTGCTAAAGTGTTCTGGTGTAGAAAGAGACAACACACCTACTGGAGGGGACCGATTGGTTGAttgcttgattgattgattgattgattggttggttgattgattgattggttgattacaGGTCCAGAAGACTTGATGGTCTGAAAATATGAAACATTTTACTGTTTATTTTTCTGTGACcatattttgaccccacgggattGATCACATTCCCCACTGTGTTCAGGTTGACAAGGACTACTGCTAAAGGGAAACTAGCAGGCCTGCTAGCTGTGTTCAGGTTGACAAGGACTACTGCTAAAGGGAAACTAGCAGGCCTGCTAGCTGTGTTCAGGTTGACAAGGACTACTGCTAAAGGAAACTAGCAGGCCTGCTAGCTGTGTTCAGGTTGACAAGGACTACTGCTAAAGGGAAACTAGCAGGCCTGCTAGCTGTGTTCAGGTTGACAAGGACTACTGCTAAAGGGAAACTAGCAGGCCTGCTAGCTGTGTTCAGGTTGACAAGGACTACTGCTAAAGGGAAACTAGCAGGCCTGCTAGCTGTGTTCAGGTTGACTACTGCTAAAGGGAAACTAGCAGACCTGCTAGCTGTGTTCAGGTTGACAAGGACTACTGCTAAAGGGAAACTAGCAGGCCTGCTAGCTGTGTTCAGGTTGACAAGGACTACTGCTAAAGGGAAACTAGCAGGCCTGCTAGCTGTGTTCAGGTTGACAAGGACTACTGCTAAAGGGAAACTAGCAGGCCTGCTAGCTGTGTTCAGGTTGAGGACTACTGCTAAAGGGAAACTAGCAGGCCTGCTAGCTGTGTCTAGGTTGACAAGGACTACTGCTAAAGGAAACTAGCAGGCCTCCTAGCTGTGTTCAGGTTGACAAGGACTACTGCTAAAGGGAAACTAGCAGACCTGCTAGCTGTGTTCAATCAGTAAAGCTGTGTTCAGGTTGACAAGGACTACTGCTAAGAGGAAACTAGCAGGCCTGCTAGCTGTGTTCAGGTTGACAAGGACTACTGCTAAAGAGAAACTAGCAGGCCTGCTAGCTGTGTTCAGGTTGACAAGGACTGGCTAGCCCTAGTCCCTATAGTGCAAtattttgaccaggaccctattgtTCAGGTTGACAAggactatatagtacactactttagaccagaaccctattgtatatagtacactactttagaccagaaccctattgtatatagtacactactttagaccagagcactattccctatatactacactactttataccagaaccCAAttgtatatagtacactactttagaccagaaccctattccctatatagtgcactactttagaccagagccctattccctatatagtgcactacattagaccagagc encodes:
- the LOC124029814 gene encoding glucagon receptor-like, which translates into the protein MSVGGAGRVVREMGHTLAQTVAGCRIAMVMMQYSVIANNYWLLVEGIYLHSLLVVTVFTERNYFGIYLFIGWGAPLIFVLPWVIVKYLYENEECWERNINMGYWWIIRSPILLAYLMNFFIFIRIIKILVTQAHQMRYTDYKFRLAKSTLTLIPLLGIHAILFTLVIDESVPKGSKMRLIRLFLDLLFNSFQGLLVAILYCFVNKEVQSEMLKKWKRWKLGKDIEEEYRHTYSHAPHVKSGSIVTGNLASVQDNSSDHKDSQLTPNPDYDPDPNPASTSITPMRAVDWWGPATTGRIKQRLNPPCSVLHTTWWH